A stretch of DNA from Misgurnus anguillicaudatus chromosome 15, ASM2758022v2, whole genome shotgun sequence:
GAACTGGCACACATTGTATGATTCATCTTTAAGGCGATTTCATATTTCTTATTTAGAGGTTAGACATGATTCAATGTgaacctgcactgtaaaaaatgaattcaaatcaacatatatttttatgttacttttaacttaaaggtgctgtgtgtaatttttagaagtatctcttgacagaaatgcaaaataatacacaaaactatattatcaggggtgtataaagacctttcataatgaatcgttatgtttttattacctaggAACGAgccctttttatctacatacagcaAGGGTCCCcctacatggaagccgccattttgtgccgccatttttctacaaagcccttaacggacaatttttttgtactaagttgtctccgacgatgacatatttgtctggtggtggctaccgtagcttctctatgtgtttcaaatgcgaggggtgagcagtggactaaagtgcgatttatagtcgtgcgtaggtcctacggcgtagctacggcgtaggctatccgtagcctgtgcgtagctctgcgtagcctgacgcgcacctcacaaattttctaacagcgcgtcggctctacgcggaccgtaagcgctgtgattggtccaccagaacccctcccgtcaggtaaaaaaaactgcgtcataggtatttccgtttaagacggtgaaaacaaagacgagccaagttgaggagtgatttaactcaaactgaaacataagtcgctgtttatttacttccatcattgctgttcttctcaaattatacacaacaagttgctatttcttcttcgtttgtgggtttacttgcttagcttcttcttctgtgacgacttctgctgctactgtggttacacgcgtgattactgccaaccagcggtttcgcgtgtgtttgcacgtcgacgcggacggcgacgcacaagtataaatgaaaaccgacgcggaacctacgccgtcgctgctacgccgtaggacctacgcacgactataaatcgccctttagcctttggttgcaattcgcaacctcaccactagatgccgctaaaatttacacactgcacctttaaaggagacatatcttgaaaatctgactttttcatgtttaagtgctattattgGGTCCCCCCAgggcttttatcaacctagaaaatttgaaaaagatcaacctagtaacttagttttggtaaaccattctccacaagcatgtgaaaaataggttattgaaatttggctctctttgtgatgtcagaaggggatattaccaccccttaatctgcactatccagccACGCCACTGCCATGTtttttgagttaaaacttcacaCACGTACTCACacgacaccaaatatttatttgacatcctaaaaaagtcttgggaaatgtcccctttaataaattaagttaaacaattttatatttttttaaagtaaaaaatagtTGATTGAATTCAGGCCTGGATTGGCCATTGGGAGGACAGGGAGAATTCcaggtgggccggtctgttttttggccacgagggccatTGTTGTCATGCCACTGTTGAAGGTTGCTGtccctacactctcagaaataaaggtacaaaagttgtcactgggacagtaccctttcaaaaaggtacacctttgtacccatgagtacatattagtactttgaactgccaaaatgtacctttaaaggtacatatttgtacctaaatggtacatattaggaccttttttaaagggtactgccccagtgacagcttcgtatctttatttttgacagtgtaggcTGCCAGCACTCATTACCCAACACATTATCCAGCCCCACTCGCGTAATTTGCGGATGGGAGATGTCCTCACCGCTTTATGCCCAATTGTGTCCCGATACCACTTATTaaaagaattcttgcattagcgACCATTAACATCTAAAACACACGACACGTCGCGCcattttcttctgcttttcaaagcgctcgcctgtgaacacgagttttgttttagacgcgtctatatttgaGGGCACTTGCCAGGTGTcaagattaaaaataaacttgaatgcGACTTGATACGAACAGACTGTAAAAGGAAAATTATCTACAAATCGTAAAGTCATAGATGTAGCAATGAACtgtctatgaatagtcattatcaTCTATTGCAAGagtaacaaaaatctatttgatgtaAAACTAATCAGTTTATTGGAAAAAAGTAggcaaattatatataaatattttgttttctcaagtaaaacaacattttgaAAGTCCAttatatttgttcttttttgagAACAAGTAGGTCTACCTTACGTTATGTGGCAATATAcatgaagtaaaaaaataaagataaggTTTTTTATTTTCCCATCTGTTTCCTCTGCAcacttgcttgtgtattgtttatcaggggtttccaaaatGTTTCAACTCAACAGGTAATCTCAAAAACACAAcaggggaaaacacaaacacatttgttccctttcagtagtttttgaaaagtttaattgaataatattaaaatacctCATGGTAGGGCTGCAAGATTATGGCAACAATCATAATTGTTAATGCTACTGTATTTGCACTAAATTGGAAatgatatatttgaaaatataataaattgcaaggctgcagagaacagtgcactattgCAGATATACTGaagatttaattatattattttaatataagtCATgatgaactaaagtgggccactccaactccagggctgaaaatgagtcccactccagCCCTGATTGAATTGACTTACAAAACCTAGTTGTTTTAACGTCATGCTGCATTTAtttttagggctgggtattgttaggaatttcacaattcgattcaatttcgattcttgaggctttgattcaattcgattcaattcaattcaatattgatttacttgctttgatatcgattcaataataagtaaatacacaagcaattaagtacttgagtatatttttaaataatgtgtgtagtattactaatgtttgatcacgttgatggtgaaggcttgaaagaagtgctgctgtttgccatctttgatctttctgttttgatatagcgcgtcttgtacaacgctgaacgctctcactagagtgttgcccacagcggCACCACTTGCCGGggggggctgaatcgattcataggatttgatgaatcgatattgaattgagaaacaaataattgcaatgcattgatgaatcaatattttttacccagccctatttattttacagtagATTTTTCAAAATTGCACTCCCGTGTCTCAGAGAAAaatttaaacaacaaaatggGGGTAGAAACTGTGAGAATTATTTCTTTTCATATCATCCCGCTGATAATACACAAAGATTTGTTTATGTTCCCTCACCTTAGTGCAGTTGGCAGCTTTTGGCTCCAGGTCATTAAGAGTGACCAGCTCTCTGAGTAAGCTGCTCTCCTGGTAGCCTCCCTTCACTCCACGCAACTTGAAGTAGGCCTGAGGCTTAAACAGAATGAGCCGCAGGTTGATGGCAAAACCTGCCATATCGATGGCGAAGGGCCGGTGAGGGTCAAAAACTGTTTTCCAGCCGTAGACTTTTCCAGCTGCATTCACCTTCGGAGACTCGTACCGCAAACCTCCAACGAACGCTACTGGCCACACTGATACTTTACGGGTTGAGCGCATCTGGGTAATAAGAAGCAAAGAGAAAGTACAGTGTTTAAAATGACCAAATATTTTGCTTCAGCATTTCAgattcttcttaaaaaaaattctattcACTATTTAGCCATAAATGAAAATCAAAAAGGTGTTTTACACCAGGTGCCCATTATTCCTTTATACCCCACACAAAAACACCAAAACAACATGGTGGTTTGTCCAGCTCTGCTGATATGTTCCCTACACACAGCCACAGAGCTAATTAAACACCTCAGGACTTGATCGCATGTGTGGACAATGTGGTACAAAAGCTCAGACATGCAAACAAATAGACCTCAACAGCAGAATCCATCCTGCGGAGGTCACGGGAGGTGATCAAAACCCGAAGAAAGAGTGAAAGACAGAGAACATgtaagcgagagagagagagaaagatgctCCTTTAATCTTCCTGCTTCAAACGCTCCCTACCCTCCTCCAACCAAAATGCTTTGTGTGCCGCCCGGTGCAAGTGGTCCACATCATAAAAGGGAAATGAACAGTGAAGCCTAATGAACAGTGAAGGCAAAAGCAGACCAGCAAAGCAGTTGTCTTTATACCCATAATGCATTACCCTCCGTGTCCAAGGGAGGCTTTCACAATGAACTACAAAAGGACCGTGGATGGGGACACAGCACGGTGTTCCTTTTTCTCATTTATGAAAACCACTCACTGTGTTTGTAGAAACGAAATAAAGTAAGACTCAGCTAAATGTAAAGGATGGTTGTGCTGACTGTACCATTACATGCCGTCCACTCCGATTGAAATTTACTTCATGTAATCGATTGTGACCCCATTGCACCACGTCaggcattaaaaaataaaggtccGGCTAAAATGTCACCCTCCGTTTGATTACTTCCTGCACAGCTAATATTAGATTGCACTGGCATTTTTCATTAATGAATAAGAGAGGCGTTTTCTTGACCTGTTGGCGAAAACAAAACAGCTGGAATTACTGTAAAGAAATATAACTCTTAAGGAGGATGCACGCTCATTGCAGATTCAAGAGGAAATTAATCTTTTCTAAACTAGGGAAGGGCTGACGAATCCAGCTGCCCTACTTTAGTGAACGGCTCTTTTCTGGCTTTTGCCTCTCATTTGAGGTACCTCAGTTTTGAATTCAGCCTCAAACAATGGAGATAAAAAAGAAAACCTAGATATTGTAATGACTCGGTTACAGCATAAGAGACATTGCAGTGATTGTCAAGTTAGAAAAGCCAGAAAGATGGGAAGAGAAATCAGTAAAGTAAAATCCCTTGTGTTACAGCTGTTAGAGCTGAGCACTGAAGCCCAATGTGTGAGCGTGCataatataaatacattatgAGCAGACTCTGCAAATATTAGTCTATCCTAAATTCAACAATTGCAAGTTATACTGTTTATACTGTTAAATGAAAATAGTGCAACTGTTAACCCTGCTGTTGTTTTAATCCAAATAATATgtacacttaaagggatagttcacccaaaaatgaaaattctgtcatcatttgctaaccctcatgttgttttaagtcTGTATgggtttcttttttctgatgagcaCAAAAGAagttattttgagaaatgatggtaaacacacagcatatagtgtccattgacttacatagtaagaataaaaaatgatggaatttaatgggtaccgtcaactgtgtgcttttcatcatttatcaaaatattttcttcatcgttcatcacaatacttccaaaatattttttcctacaatGGAATCCAATGGAcactatatgctgtgtgtttaccatcattcatcaaaatatcttattttgtgttcatcagaaaaaagaaatgcacacaggtccaaaacaacacgaggatgtgaaaatgatgacacaattttcatttttgggggaaCGATTCCTTtaaaagtgcagtgtgtaaatttttgtggcatctagtggtgaggttgcgcattgcaaccaacggcttagtccactgctcactcctcgcttttgcaacgcatagagaagctacgttagccgccaccggacaaacatgtcatcgtcggagcaacttagtaaaaagtttgtccgttaagggcttctgtagaaacatggcggcacaaaatggcgacttctatGTAAGGGGTGTATGTcgataaaacatctcattctaaggtaatgcAAACAAaaaggttcattatgaaaggtctttatacactgaTCACTTTATATATAAcaccctgatcatatagttttgtatattgttttgcatttctgtcaagagatctttttaaaaattacacactgcacctttaacctaAACCTTGAAATATACCCTCTATTatcaaatgttttagtttaatgcatATTTTGCATGATTTCTCTCATTCAACAGGACATTTTGATTAGCTTTAAAAAGCCAacttattttagctttttaatcTGTGTATTTGAAAATTTCACGGTTcacccatcatgcattgcagcatgcaTAAATTATACTGCTACTGTTACAGGACAGTtgttttgctgtttttatttatacaaatgcagctattttcttatcattgtcGATTATAATTTTGTTGTGAAGTTAAGAGCCCATCTTTTCACTTCATGAGATTTGATTACTGTCACCGTCATAGAGATTTGTGTGTAAAGTGTTAAGGTCTCTGTGCTTGGTgttatctttgctttacaatgtgGCCTTTTTTATAGAGACAAGATTGCAGAGTTAAAAGTGAACGAAAGattcaaataaactgttcaACAATCTTAAGTACATTTAACtcaaaggattagtccattttcttaaaataaaatccagatttactcaccaccatgtcatcaaatatgttgatgtctttctttattcagtcgagaagaaattatgttttttgaggaaaacatttcaggatttttctcattttaatagactttaatggaccccaacacttaacagttttaatgcagtttaaaattgcagtttcaacgcagcttcaaagaactctaaacaatcccaaaacAATTgccgagccagcgcgacctcacgtaattgcgtaatgacgtggaaaggccaagtgttacatatatgaaacgcacatttgcggaccattttaaacattaaacggacacaaagacattagtataattccacatacaacaacgtcagaacggtcctctttctccacacttgtaaacactggggcgtagtttcgatacggcatcagtgacctcttgacgtgatgacattacgcgaggtcgcgctggcgtgtcacaggaccagaggaagataagaagttgtggtttaaaagtgcatattttttatttttcttgccaaaaatgacaatcgtttcgctaaatAAGCGCCTTTTgactcgtttgagatcgtttagagtcctttgtattggggtccattaaaattaaaatgagaaaaatcctcaaaaaacataatttcttcttgactgaacaaagaaagatatcaacattgtgaatgacatggtggtgagtaaattatctgggtttttttttaaagaaaatggaccaaTCCTTTAAAGTTACTTGTTTGTTTAACAAAGCAAAATCAAAACCTTTAAGGCCTATACTTTTTAAGTAtatatatttgatttttaagGTGTTTTAGTATTTTACATTTGTGTGCAAAGTTTTAAATGTCCTTTTAAATCGttgtacacaccaaatgcataGACAAATAAGTACATTGACCTttttatatcaaaatatatGAATAATCATACTGTGCACTAAACTGCATGCAAGATGCACGCAAATACACTTTCAGAAGAAAGGTACAAAAACTGCCTTTATGGTAGTAtactttttaataattttttagcattttagtacctcaaaagtccATATCTGTTCCTAAATTGTTCCTATCAGGACCTTTTGAAAAGATACTGTCccaatgacagcttttgtacctttctttctgacagtgtacctgGACCTTACAGTGAAATGAACAATAGAAATGTCAGCTGTAATAAGTGGGTTATAAATAGGCTACATTTGTGAATAAGCTTGTCGTTCAGAATGCTTGCACAGGCATTTTAAATGAAAGCTTAATAATGAATACACCCAGAGTGgggttgttgttttaaacaaggTCAAATACATAATTCACATACTATTACAATATTCTTTATTTGACAAGTCCTGTGGCTTCCCAAATGCACTGTTTTAGTCCCATTGTGGGTCACTGAATTGGGGCACACATACATAACTAAGACTCTAATGCTGGAAACCAGAGACCGGAGAAGGGTTCATACATATATTTAgtaattttatatataacaaACTAAGATTTAATATTTAACGGCTATGGAAAAGCAAGCCATTGTGGAGCATGCTATTGAAAGCATGttaatctttaaaatatatatgaaaGTGGCCGCTTTTCTTCAACCCCTAATAACAGCCTTTACTGTCAGTGCTTCAAAAGTATTTGCCtgttacttttttttaccacaatcaatttttttttcaaagcacTATGTCAAATTGAGGGAATGTGCCATAGAGGATGATGGGGCCATCTAACAGAGAACATTCTGGGTGATTCTGAAAAAAGGGAATTGAAGACCTGACAGGCATTTAAGCCTACCTTCAGTAGCACTTAAAGATCTGAGACCAGTTATCGGCTCTTATCTGGTCAAATAATGCTTTGAAAGCATTGTCAGTGTGAAAGTGTCCATATAATGATTGGGGAATTAAGCACAAATGGATATTTTTATCTTCTTTAGAGGACAAATTCTGGTAGGTGACTGATGAGAAGACTATATACAGACGATAAGACAGATCATGCAATGAAGCGCTTAAATAACTATCATTTAATCAATGAAAAGCACAGCCATTACCCAATGTTATAATACACATTATAAATGCTTTCGAATAGAAATGATGGCTGACTTACCTCCTCAAAGAGCTCCAAGCTATACGTGTTATCGTCATCTGCGAAATACACGATTCCCATCTGGCTGCTGTTGGAGTTGAAGGTCTCCCGTAGCCATCTCAGAGCCAGATTCCTCTGCATGGTTCCTCGAGGAATCCTGGGATCTCTCGTGTCCCCTCGCAGCTTATAGTTCCTCGGGGTCTCCACATTGAGGTGCGTGTAGTTCAGCCCCGTCTCCCTCAGCAACCTTGTAACCAGTGGGGTTCTCCTCTGAGAGTCCTCCACTAGGATCCAGTGTAGGTTGGGCACGTGGAGAAAGGTGTTAGCCAGTCGCGTAAGCTCGGCCTTCTGCACCGGGCGGCTGTACGTCGGGGTGATGACGTGAATGGTGGGCAATACATCGGACCAGGGCGGAGGTCTCGTGTACACGTACTCCGTACGGACTACCTCCACTATGTCCTTGTCTTGCGAGCAGTACTCCTTTGAGTCCGTGGCTGGACCGGCCTCACGCCTGCTTTCGGTTCCATCATCTGCGGCACACAGAAAGAGAATTAACACATTAGCACACCCAGGGCTGCTCTCTTTATGATTGATGCATGCCACAAACCTTAGAGGAGTACCTGCTAGCCGGTGTCGGTAGACCGTTAGTCGCTCTGGTATGATTAAGATCTCTTTTACTAGATGGTGACAGACTGGAAGGGGGTGAGAGCAGGAACTATGAGATTATAATATAGTTACTCCATAGGGGTAGATGGCACTGATTCAAACTCACAACGCACAAGCCCACTTCTTCATAATCTAATTTCCGATCCTTAAAGGAACAATTCAACCAATAGTGAACTTTCTGTCTTCATTTACTCATCTTCGTTCACaacctgtatgcatttctttctttcacAGAACACAAAAGCAGAAATGTTGAAGCATAATCAAATATATGCATTGGGTGTTTTGTAAGCGGTCGGTTTCTAAGCATGATTAAATAAGCACGATGCTGGGATTGATAACCATGTATCTTCCTTTTAGACACATAAAATGATGGTGTGGGCAGTTTCAGCATGATCACACTAAAAGCTTATTAAGGGCAGAAATGATGGTGGCACCTCACACATCACCGTTCAATTAGTGGCCTGCCTCACCGTAGACATTGGAGAGTACTTCATTAACACTCCAGATGTTCCCTGTCTCCTAGGCATCATACAGACCTAAATTAATAGTTTCATGATAAGTTTTATGAATATATCTCTGACTCCCCAACAGCTGATGGTTTTTATGTACAAATCTCCAAAATGACTGCTGCTGTGTCTTCCTTTAAGTGGAACTGGAGGTGGTCACTGGTCAGACACTAGATAACAGAAGTTAGCTCATAAGAAACGTGTAAAGCTTGTCTATATGAATCATCCACTTACATAAGGGTTTCAATGGGGTTGCTAAAATAAACTGTGTGGACATGATCATTTTGGAGCAACGAAAGAGAGTTCTTTTATTGCGAAATTCTTTCACAGTTTAAATCCAGAATAAATGAGCTGCTTTTAATGTATCTGGATAATTTCATTCGAGTCATTCAAAAACTTGAAACAAGGCTCATGCACTCAGAAACTCTGAAGTGCTTGAAAGTGGAATTTAGTTTTATCTTACGTATACTGTATAGTGACTTTTAAAATTAGGTCACATGAAATGAATGAGCCGAGAGACAAATATGAAGCTCGTGGTTTTTAGCTTGGTTAGAGAGAAAACAAATTTGCATTTAAGTAGCAGGAACATTAATCTTGTTAAGCACCACCTCTTTAACACTGTTTAAAAGATCATTTTTCAGCGAAAACAAAATGCAAATGCCCTTGAGATGGGACGGTTTATCAAAGGCTTTTTTGTCGAAATTTATCACGTTTTAATTTACAGCACAATCCAGCTGTTCAATTGGCATCGACAACAAAACGTCAAATCGGTGCATGAATATCTTTACCCTTTCGGATGGCAAGTAGGGGGGCAATTGCACTTTGATGCCACACAGTGATGAGAAGGGTCCACGGTAACACAATCAACACGATGGCAAGAATATCTCTTCTCTTCGGCATCTCCAGGGCTGGGTCTATGCCTGGTCAttacctgaaataaaaaaacaaaagggAGAGTTTGTAAATAAGAGAATGTATGgcatttttaataacttttaagTAACTACTTGTTAACTACTAATCATTACAGTATCTGCTTTTATGTACATTA
This window harbors:
- the b3gat1a gene encoding galactosylgalactosylxylosylprotein 3-beta-glucuronosyltransferase 1 isoform X1, translated to MPKRRDILAIVLIVLPWTLLITVWHQSAIAPLLAIRKVCHHLVKEILIIPERLTVYRHRLADDGTESRREAGPATDSKEYCSQDKDIVEVVRTEYVYTRPPPWSDVLPTIHVITPTYSRPVQKAELTRLANTFLHVPNLHWILVEDSQRRTPLVTRLLRETGLNYTHLNVETPRNYKLRGDTRDPRIPRGTMQRNLALRWLRETFNSNSSQMGIVYFADDDNTYSLELFEEMRSTRKVSVWPVAFVGGLRYESPKVNAAGKVYGWKTVFDPHRPFAIDMAGFAINLRLILFKPQAYFKLRGVKGGYQESSLLRELVTLNDLEPKAANCTKILVWHTRTEKPVLVNEGKKGFTDPNVEI
- the b3gat1a gene encoding galactosylgalactosylxylosylprotein 3-beta-glucuronosyltransferase 1 isoform X2 — protein: MPKRRDILAIVLIVLPWTLLITVWHQSAIAPLLAIRKDDGTESRREAGPATDSKEYCSQDKDIVEVVRTEYVYTRPPPWSDVLPTIHVITPTYSRPVQKAELTRLANTFLHVPNLHWILVEDSQRRTPLVTRLLRETGLNYTHLNVETPRNYKLRGDTRDPRIPRGTMQRNLALRWLRETFNSNSSQMGIVYFADDDNTYSLELFEEMRSTRKVSVWPVAFVGGLRYESPKVNAAGKVYGWKTVFDPHRPFAIDMAGFAINLRLILFKPQAYFKLRGVKGGYQESSLLRELVTLNDLEPKAANCTKILVWHTRTEKPVLVNEGKKGFTDPNVEI